One window of Nostoc sp. C052 genomic DNA carries:
- the hemW gene encoding radical SAM family heme chaperone HemW, whose protein sequence is MSQNFSISGIVSSAYLHIPFCRRRCFYCDFPVSVVGDRLRGETSGTISQYVEVLCQEIAMTPAFGQPLKTIFFGGGTPSLLSTEQLQRILRELQKHFGIATGAEISMEIDPATFDLAHIAGYHSAGVNRVSLGVQAFQEELLQKAGRSHSVADIFAAVELIHQVEIPVFSLDLISGLPHQSLDQWQDSLLKAVALLPTHISIYDLTIEPGTAFGRYYKPGDTPLPTDEATVKMYQMGQQVLTSAGYEHYEISNYAQPGHQCRHNQVYWENRPYYGFGMGAASYVEGKRFTRPRKTKEYYQWVQAGGVIDCDVTPPKEVLLETLMLGLRLAEGVSLAGLAESFGEEKVEEICQCLQEYFENGWVEIGEGRLRLIDPQGFLFSNVVLAELFEKLG, encoded by the coding sequence ATGAGTCAAAATTTTAGTATTTCTGGAATTGTGAGTTCCGCTTATCTGCATATTCCTTTTTGCAGACGGCGGTGCTTTTATTGTGATTTCCCGGTATCTGTTGTGGGCGATCGCTTGCGGGGCGAAACATCTGGTACTATCTCCCAATATGTTGAGGTGCTATGTCAAGAAATTGCCATGACCCCAGCATTTGGTCAACCCCTGAAGACGATTTTCTTCGGTGGTGGTACTCCTTCGCTGTTATCAACAGAGCAGCTACAACGTATACTCAGAGAGCTACAAAAGCATTTTGGGATTGCAACTGGTGCAGAGATTTCTATGGAAATTGACCCAGCCACCTTTGATTTAGCCCATATAGCAGGCTATCACAGTGCAGGCGTAAACCGGGTAAGTTTGGGTGTACAAGCCTTTCAAGAAGAATTATTGCAGAAGGCGGGGCGATCGCACTCAGTTGCAGATATTTTTGCAGCTGTGGAACTGATTCACCAAGTCGAGATTCCCGTATTTAGCTTAGACTTAATTTCTGGGTTGCCGCATCAGTCTCTAGATCAATGGCAGGATTCTCTCTTAAAAGCGGTGGCGCTTCTACCCACTCACATTTCCATCTACGATCTCACTATTGAGCCAGGTACAGCCTTTGGTCGTTACTACAAACCAGGCGATACACCTTTGCCTACGGATGAAGCCACAGTCAAAATGTACCAGATGGGGCAGCAGGTTTTAACTAGTGCAGGTTATGAGCATTATGAAATTTCTAATTATGCTCAACCTGGCCATCAGTGTCGGCATAATCAAGTTTATTGGGAAAACCGCCCTTATTACGGCTTTGGTATGGGTGCGGCGAGTTATGTTGAGGGAAAACGCTTCACTCGTCCACGCAAAACGAAGGAGTATTACCAGTGGGTGCAAGCTGGCGGTGTGATTGATTGTGATGTGACTCCCCCAAAGGAAGTATTGTTAGAAACGTTAATGTTGGGGTTGCGTTTAGCGGAGGGTGTGAGTTTGGCAGGGTTGGCGGAGTCGTTTGGCGAAGAGAAAGTAGAGGAAATTTGCCAGTGTTTGCAAGAATATTTTGAGAATGGTTGGGTAGAAATTGGAGAGGGAAGGTTGCGTTTGATTGATCCCCAAGGCTTTTTGTTTTCTAATGTGGTGTTGGCGGAGTTGTTTGAAAAGTTGGGGTGA
- a CDS encoding PIN/TRAM domain-containing protein produces MLDAIIIFSFILAASGIGFYSIELLPNGALDQVTNLEALRLVVAVFAAIIGGAIGLSFQTTYRRLEAQVKEMPLEVILTRAIGLVIGLLLANLMLAPLFLLPIPADFGFIKPLVAVVGSIILSVTGMNLADTHGRGLLRFINPNTVESMVVEGTLKPANTKVLDTSCIIDGRIEALLETGFLEGQILVPQFVLQELQQVADASKDQKRVRGRRGLEILNRIKEDYPDRILINGVDYDDIPTVDAKLVRFAQEISGTLLTNDYNLSKVASVQKVPVLNVNDLVNAVRPSYLPGDNLDLKILKEGKEPSQGIGYLDDGTMVVVEEGSNYVGGELRVVVTSALQTTAGRMIFAKPQASALA; encoded by the coding sequence ATGCTTGACGCAATTATCATTTTCTCATTTATCCTCGCAGCGTCGGGAATAGGGTTCTACAGCATTGAACTACTACCCAATGGGGCGCTAGATCAGGTAACGAATCTAGAAGCTTTACGCTTAGTTGTTGCCGTCTTTGCCGCTATTATTGGTGGTGCGATCGGGCTGAGTTTCCAGACGACATATCGTCGCTTGGAGGCACAAGTCAAAGAAATGCCCCTAGAAGTAATTTTAACGCGTGCGATCGGCTTAGTGATTGGGCTATTGTTAGCTAACCTCATGCTAGCCCCACTATTTTTACTACCCATTCCGGCGGATTTTGGATTTATTAAGCCATTGGTGGCAGTTGTCGGTAGTATTATTCTCTCCGTCACTGGCATGAATTTGGCAGACACCCACGGGCGAGGCTTATTGCGGTTCATTAATCCCAACACCGTCGAATCGATGGTAGTGGAAGGAACGCTAAAACCAGCCAATACCAAAGTTTTAGATACTAGCTGCATTATTGATGGTCGTATCGAAGCCTTACTAGAAACAGGGTTTTTAGAAGGACAAATTCTCGTACCGCAGTTTGTTTTGCAAGAATTGCAACAAGTAGCCGATGCTAGCAAAGATCAAAAACGGGTGCGGGGAAGACGAGGACTAGAAATTCTCAATCGCATTAAAGAAGATTACCCTGATCGCATCCTGATAAATGGAGTTGACTACGACGATATTCCCACAGTAGATGCTAAATTAGTCCGCTTCGCCCAAGAAATCAGCGGTACATTGCTAACCAACGACTACAACTTGTCTAAAGTCGCCAGTGTTCAGAAAGTACCAGTTTTGAATGTGAATGATTTAGTGAACGCCGTCCGTCCCAGTTATTTACCTGGCGACAACCTGGATTTAAAAATTCTCAAGGAAGGCAAAGAACCCAGTCAAGGCATTGGCTACCTAGATGACGGCACAATGGTAGTCGTTGAAGAAGGCAGCAATTATGTGGGTGGTGAACTGCGAGTAGTAGTCACCAGCGCCTTGCAAACCACCGCAGGAAGAATGATTTTTGCCAAACCCCAAGCTTCAGCATTGGCGTGA
- a CDS encoding GNAT family N-acetyltransferase, with protein MYDTIHEINICDYTQEQVNTWAPENMDYEVWHKRLQAKLPYIADNNGEIVGFAELESDGHIDCFYCHSKYQRKGIGSKLLSHIEDTAKFQEIKRLYTEASITAKPFFENRGFSIVREQQVELRGVWFQNYVMEKYL; from the coding sequence TTGTACGATACAATTCATGAAATCAATATTTGCGATTACACTCAAGAACAAGTCAATACTTGGGCACCCGAAAATATGGATTATGAAGTTTGGCACAAAAGATTACAAGCCAAGCTTCCCTATATTGCTGACAATAATGGAGAGATAGTTGGGTTTGCAGAATTAGAATCAGATGGTCACATTGATTGCTTTTATTGTCATAGCAAATACCAAAGAAAGGGTATTGGCTCAAAACTCTTAAGTCATATAGAAGATACTGCAAAATTCCAAGAAATTAAACGGCTATATACAGAAGCGAGTATTACTGCGAAGCCATTTTTTGAAAATAGGGGATTTAGCATAGTCAGAGAACAGCAAGTAGAACTGCGGGGAGTTTGGTTTCAAAACTATGTAATGGAAAAATACCTGTGA
- a CDS encoding VOC family protein, with amino-acid sequence MKTTGIHHVAIICSDYNRSKKFYVETLGFPIIQETFRAERNSYKLDLRVGENAQIELFSFPNPPQRFSSPEACGLRHLAFQVDNIEETVFYLNSQGVETENIRIDEITGKKFTFFKDPDNLPLEIYEN; translated from the coding sequence ATGAAAACCACTGGCATTCATCATGTAGCTATTATTTGTTCTGACTATAATCGCTCCAAAAAATTTTATGTCGAAACTTTAGGCTTTCCGATTATTCAAGAGACTTTTCGTGCTGAGAGAAATTCTTATAAACTAGATTTACGAGTTGGAGAAAATGCTCAAATAGAGTTATTCTCTTTCCCAAATCCTCCGCAAAGATTTAGTAGTCCAGAGGCTTGTGGTTTAAGACATCTTGCTTTTCAAGTTGATAATATCGAGGAAACTGTTTTTTACTTAAACTCGCAAGGTGTAGAAACAGAGAATATCAGAATTGACGAAATTACAGGTAAAAAATTTACTTTTTTTAAAGATCCAGATAATTTGCCGTTAGAGATTTATGAAAATTAG
- a CDS encoding type II toxin-antitoxin system VapC family toxin: MGMSYLIDTHILLWWLFDDPKLHTDCRDIIRNPDYRIIVSSASAWEIATKYRMGKLPEAKQLVEQYSQILHQAKFIELAITTDHALRAGSLPIAHRDPFDRMIMAQAEIESLVVITYDKAFHTGLIQVIPDLK; the protein is encoded by the coding sequence ATGGGAATGAGCTACCTCATCGACACCCATATTCTGCTGTGGTGGCTCTTTGACGACCCAAAACTCCACACTGACTGCCGAGACATCATTCGCAACCCAGATTATCGGATTATTGTTAGCAGTGCTTCCGCTTGGGAAATTGCCACCAAATACCGGATGGGTAAACTACCCGAAGCCAAACAACTTGTTGAGCAATATTCACAGATATTGCATCAGGCTAAATTTATCGAACTTGCCATCACCACAGACCATGCGCTCAGAGCAGGAAGCCTACCGATCGCCCACCGAGATCCCTTTGATCGTATGATCATGGCTCAGGCTGAAATCGAAAGTTTAGTTGTGATCACCTACGACAAAGCCTTCCATACTGGACTGATTCAGGTAATTCCCGACCTCAAGTAA
- a CDS encoding VWA domain-containing protein, translating into MKVKLLSALNDNNVDVAQTSSQRQLAITIFAIAGELDQNLPLNLCLILDRSGSMHGHPIKTVIQAVEGLIDRLKVGDRISVVAFSGTAEVIIPNQAIEDPESIKSQIKSKLTASGGTAIAEGLELGITELMKGTRGAVSQAFLLTDGHGESALRIWKWDIGRDDNKRCLKLAQKAAKLNLTINTLGFGNSWNQDLLEKIADVGGGTLAHIEHPEQAVEQFSRLFGRIQSIGLTNAYLLLSLVPNVRLAELKPIAQVAPDTIELPVESEADGSFAIRLGDLMQDVERVVLANIYLGQLPEGKQAIAHLQIRYDDPLVNEEGLLSPLMPVYADVVRAYQPTSNPQVQQSILALAKYRQTQLAEAKLQQGDRTGAATMLQTAAKTALQIGDKGAATVLQTSATRLQAGEELSEADLKKTRIVSKTVLQE; encoded by the coding sequence ATGAAAGTTAAATTGCTCTCGGCATTAAATGACAATAATGTTGATGTGGCTCAAACAAGTAGCCAACGTCAACTAGCAATAACGATTTTTGCGATCGCTGGTGAGCTTGACCAAAATCTCCCCCTTAATCTCTGCTTGATTTTGGATAGAAGTGGTTCCATGCATGGACACCCAATTAAAACGGTGATCCAGGCGGTGGAAGGATTAATTGATCGCTTAAAAGTAGGCGATCGCATCTCAGTTGTGGCTTTTTCTGGCACTGCGGAAGTCATTATCCCGAACCAAGCGATCGAAGACCCCGAAAGCATCAAATCTCAAATAAAAAGCAAACTGACTGCTAGCGGCGGCACTGCGATCGCTGAGGGTTTGGAACTGGGAATTACAGAACTGATGAAGGGGACAAGAGGCGCTGTTTCCCAGGCGTTTTTGCTGACAGATGGGCATGGTGAAAGCGCTTTGCGGATTTGGAAATGGGATATCGGGCGAGACGACAACAAACGCTGTCTCAAACTGGCACAAAAGGCTGCCAAGCTGAACCTAACGATCAACACTCTCGGATTTGGTAATAGCTGGAATCAGGATTTGCTAGAAAAAATTGCCGATGTCGGTGGTGGGACTTTAGCCCATATTGAGCATCCTGAACAAGCTGTAGAGCAATTTAGCCGACTGTTTGGACGGATTCAATCGATTGGGCTAACTAATGCCTACTTGCTGTTATCTCTAGTGCCCAATGTCCGACTAGCAGAATTGAAACCCATTGCCCAAGTTGCCCCAGATACAATCGAGTTACCAGTGGAATCCGAAGCCGATGGTAGCTTTGCTATCCGTTTGGGAGATTTGATGCAGGATGTAGAAAGGGTAGTTTTAGCGAACATTTATCTGGGACAATTGCCAGAAGGTAAACAAGCGATCGCTCATCTGCAAATCCGTTACGATGACCCATTGGTTAACGAAGAAGGTTTACTTTCGCCCTTGATGCCAGTGTATGCAGATGTAGTACGGGCGTATCAACCGACATCTAATCCCCAGGTGCAACAGTCCATTTTAGCATTAGCCAAGTATCGCCAAACCCAGTTAGCCGAGGCGAAATTGCAACAAGGCGATCGCACTGGTGCAGCCACGATGTTGCAAACAGCCGCCAAAACCGCCTTACAAATTGGAGATAAAGGTGCAGCGACAGTGTTGCAAACTTCCGCTACTCGTCTGCAAGCTGGCGAAGAACTTTCGGAAGCAGACCTCAAGAAAACTAGGATTGTATCAAAGACTGTTTTACAAGAATAG
- a CDS encoding VWA domain-containing protein, which yields MKVSLQPALNDGNLDANQLNSQRQLGVSISAIAENQDRHVPLNLCLILDHSGSMNGRSLETVKKAANRLVDRLNPGDRLSVVVFDHRAKVLVSNQSVEDPEKIKQQINRLAADGGTSIDEGLRLGIEELAKGKKDTVSQAFLLTDGENEHGDNNRCLKFAQLAASYNLTLNTLGFGDNWNQDVLEKIADAGLGTLSYIQKPEQAVEEFNRLFSRIQTVGLTNAYLLFSLMPNVRLAELKPVAQVSPDTIELPLQQEADGRFAVRLGDLMKDAERVILANIYLGQLPTGEQAIANVQVRYDDPSANKVGLVTPNIPVYAHVVKNYQADLNPQVQQSILALAKYRQTQLAETKLQQGDRSGAATMLQTAAKTALQMGDTGAATVLQTSATQLQSGGDLSESDRKKTRIVSKTILQDTPPQ from the coding sequence ATGAAGGTTAGCTTGCAGCCTGCCTTGAATGATGGTAATTTGGACGCGAATCAACTGAACAGTCAACGTCAGTTAGGAGTTTCGATTTCGGCGATCGCAGAAAATCAAGACCGCCATGTACCCCTGAATTTATGCTTAATTCTCGATCATAGTGGTTCAATGAATGGGCGATCGCTAGAAACGGTCAAAAAAGCAGCGAATCGTCTGGTAGATAGACTCAATCCTGGCGATCGCCTGAGTGTTGTAGTTTTCGATCACCGTGCCAAAGTCTTAGTATCCAATCAAAGTGTCGAAGATCCAGAGAAAATTAAACAGCAAATTAATCGGCTAGCCGCCGATGGTGGAACTTCCATTGATGAAGGACTGCGCTTGGGGATTGAGGAGTTGGCGAAAGGAAAAAAAGATACTGTTTCCCAAGCTTTTCTCTTAACCGATGGGGAAAATGAACACGGTGATAACAATCGCTGTTTAAAATTCGCTCAATTGGCTGCTAGCTATAACTTGACTTTGAACACTTTGGGATTTGGTGACAATTGGAACCAAGATGTTTTAGAAAAAATTGCTGATGCTGGTTTAGGTACTTTATCTTATATTCAAAAACCCGAACAGGCAGTGGAAGAGTTTAACCGCCTGTTCAGCCGTATTCAAACGGTAGGATTGACTAACGCTTATCTGTTATTCTCTCTAATGCCAAATGTCCGGCTAGCGGAACTCAAACCGGTTGCTCAAGTTTCCCCAGACACAATTGAGTTACCACTGCAACAAGAAGCTGATGGACGTTTCGCTGTGCGGTTGGGAGATTTAATGAAAGATGCAGAACGGGTAATCTTAGCTAATATTTATTTGGGACAATTGCCAACAGGTGAACAAGCGATCGCTAATGTGCAAGTCCGCTACGACGATCCATCTGCCAACAAAGTAGGTTTAGTTACACCAAATATCCCAGTTTACGCCCATGTAGTGAAAAATTACCAAGCAGACCTAAATCCCCAGGTGCAACAGTCTATTTTAGCATTAGCAAAGTATCGCCAAACCCAGCTAGCCGAGACGAAATTACAACAGGGCGATCGCTCTGGTGCAGCGACGATGTTACAAACGGCTGCAAAAACTGCCTTGCAAATGGGAGATACTGGGGCAGCGACGGTGTTGCAAACTTCTGCCACCCAACTGCAATCTGGTGGAGATTTATCGGAAAGCGATCGCAAGAAAACCAGAATTGTCTCCAAAACAATTTTGCAAGATACCCCTCCCCAATGA
- a CDS encoding ATP-dependent Clp protease proteolytic subunit, producing the protein MDISPIKAVQAPYYGDNFYRTPPPDLPSLLLKERIVYIGMPLVPAVTELIVAELLFLQSDDPEKPIKIYINSTGTSGYSGEPIGFETEAFAIYDTMKYIKPPIHTICVGSAMGMAAMLLSAGTKGCRASLPHSSIILHQPKSYAQGQATDIQIRAREVLVNKGALVDILHRTTGQAPEKITKDMDRLLYLTPYEAKEYGLIDRVFEKEELANPPLPASVL; encoded by the coding sequence ATGGACATTTCCCCAATTAAGGCTGTTCAAGCCCCATATTACGGCGATAACTTTTACCGGACACCGCCGCCAGATTTACCTTCCCTGTTATTGAAGGAGCGAATTGTCTATATTGGGATGCCACTGGTGCCTGCTGTCACCGAATTAATCGTGGCCGAATTGCTGTTTTTGCAATCCGACGACCCGGAAAAACCGATTAAAATCTATATCAACTCCACCGGCACTTCCGGTTACAGTGGCGAACCCATTGGCTTTGAAACCGAAGCCTTCGCCATTTATGACACCATGAAATATATCAAGCCTCCTATCCATACCATCTGCGTCGGTTCCGCGATGGGTATGGCAGCAATGTTACTCAGTGCTGGTACAAAAGGTTGCCGTGCTAGTTTGCCTCACTCCTCAATTATCCTGCATCAGCCCAAGAGCTACGCCCAAGGTCAAGCAACGGATATTCAAATTCGCGCCAGGGAAGTTTTGGTAAATAAAGGGGCGTTAGTTGATATCTTACATCGCACCACTGGACAAGCCCCAGAAAAAATTACTAAAGACATGGATCGGCTGTTGTATCTAACACCCTATGAAGCGAAGGAATACGGGCTAATTGACCGAGTTTTTGAAAAAGAAGAACTCGCAAATCCCCCACTCCCTGCCAGTGTCCTCTAG
- a CDS encoding ATP-dependent Clp protease proteolytic subunit, whose protein sequence is MPIGVPKVPYRMPGGQYTDWISIYDRLYRERIIFLGRDIDDEIANQIIAVMLYLDSDDPGKDIYLYINSPGGMVTSGMAIFDTMQHIKSDVVTICVGLAASMGSFLLAAGTKGKRLALPHSRIMIHQPSGGTRGQATDIEIEAREILRIRHQLNGIYADKTGQTIEKIEKDMDRDFFMSAEEAKEYGLIDRVIEERTSVITGE, encoded by the coding sequence ATGCCTATAGGCGTTCCTAAAGTTCCTTACCGGATGCCCGGTGGGCAATATACAGATTGGATTAGCATCTACGATCGCCTTTACCGGGAACGAATTATTTTCTTGGGGCGAGATATTGATGATGAAATCGCCAATCAAATTATTGCTGTAATGCTGTATCTGGATTCAGACGATCCAGGTAAAGATATTTATTTATACATCAATTCCCCCGGTGGAATGGTTACATCTGGCATGGCGATTTTTGACACCATGCAGCATATCAAATCAGATGTAGTAACTATTTGCGTAGGTTTAGCTGCTTCAATGGGGTCTTTCCTGCTGGCAGCTGGCACCAAAGGCAAACGGCTAGCATTGCCTCACTCACGGATTATGATTCACCAGCCTTCAGGTGGCACCCGTGGACAAGCAACCGATATCGAAATTGAAGCTAGAGAGATTCTACGGATTCGTCACCAGCTTAATGGCATCTATGCCGATAAAACAGGTCAGACCATAGAAAAAATTGAAAAAGATATGGATCGTGACTTTTTCATGTCTGCCGAAGAAGCAAAAGAATACGGTTTAATCGACCGTGTGATTGAAGAACGAACCTCGGTAATAACTGGGGAGTAG
- a CDS encoding J domain-containing protein yields MDLGDCYRLLGLRSGASFADIKASYRRLAQQYHPDINPDDNKAKDKFIALTEAYKLLLTVVLPEETIAHSSQVSTSGRDDAKATQRQKTPVTTVTSQESGKPKPPNLLEIEERLKWKTYEQLQRFLQERRFPQAIALAEALADRLSTDAEVRQWLAIAYQIWGRALISEKQLLKARIYLKKALKTDPHNKSLWYEVQRDFQRLEQIF; encoded by the coding sequence ATGGATCTTGGAGATTGCTACCGTTTATTGGGTTTAAGGTCGGGAGCTTCTTTTGCTGACATCAAAGCGTCTTATCGACGACTGGCGCAGCAATATCATCCCGATATCAACCCAGATGACAACAAAGCCAAAGATAAATTTATTGCCTTAACAGAGGCTTACAAACTCCTGCTGACAGTAGTACTGCCAGAGGAAACTATTGCACATTCAAGTCAAGTGTCAACATCTGGGCGTGATGATGCCAAGGCAACGCAGCGGCAGAAAACACCAGTAACAACGGTGACAAGTCAAGAATCAGGGAAACCAAAGCCGCCTAATCTGTTGGAAATAGAAGAACGGCTGAAGTGGAAGACTTATGAGCAATTGCAGCGATTTTTGCAAGAAAGACGATTTCCGCAAGCGATCGCTCTGGCGGAAGCTTTAGCAGATCGGTTGTCAACAGATGCAGAAGTTCGCCAATGGCTAGCGATCGCTTATCAAATTTGGGGACGGGCGTTAATTTCGGAAAAACAGCTACTCAAAGCCAGAATTTATCTCAAAAAAGCTCTGAAGACAGACCCCCATAATAAAAGTCTCTGGTATGAAGTCCAGCGCGATTTTCAACGTTTAGAACAAATTTTTTAA
- a CDS encoding PLP-dependent aminotransferase family protein encodes MASTTSAYQITDLFAERARKIAPPTYGTELTKIITVSFAYGLADPILFPHADLATASAAVLAEEAPIALNYGPPSAQLYEQIILRLQAQGIPADRDRLIIGYGSGQILGLLPDVFIEPGDVVIVEGPTFLGVVSRFVQAGARLITIPVDEMGMNVDALEETLSDLKKQGIRPRFIYTIPTFHNPTGATMPLFRRQKLVALAAEYGVLVVEDDAYSDLRFQGEIVPSLASLDKEGWVLYVSTFSKIIAPGIRLGWACGDPAIIERLAMFKSEGPVGPFVSHVVARYCATGKLDHHIQELIACYNHKCNLLLEAIAQEFPSDVVALRPGGGFFVWCKLPPHISAKALLTAANEHGISFLPGTRCYANGQGDDAIRLAFSFQTTEKIVEGIAVLGKVLRGWRN; translated from the coding sequence ATGGCTTCTACCACTTCTGCTTACCAAATTACTGATTTATTCGCCGAACGAGCGAGAAAAATTGCACCACCAACTTACGGCACTGAGTTAACCAAAATTATTACTGTTAGCTTTGCCTACGGTTTAGCTGACCCAATTCTCTTTCCCCATGCCGATTTGGCTACTGCAAGTGCGGCTGTGCTGGCAGAAGAGGCTCCGATCGCTCTCAATTACGGCCCACCTTCAGCGCAATTGTATGAGCAAATTATCCTCCGCTTGCAGGCTCAAGGAATCCCTGCCGATCGCGATCGCTTGATTATTGGCTACGGTTCCGGTCAGATTCTCGGTTTGCTACCAGATGTATTTATTGAACCTGGTGATGTGGTAATTGTGGAAGGCCCAACCTTTTTGGGAGTAGTTAGTAGATTTGTTCAGGCTGGCGCACGCCTAATTACCATTCCTGTAGATGAAATGGGAATGAATGTAGACGCCCTAGAAGAAACTTTGAGCGATTTAAAAAAACAGGGCATTCGACCCCGGTTTATTTACACTATCCCCACTTTTCATAATCCCACGGGCGCTACTATGCCGTTATTTCGCCGCCAAAAATTGGTAGCATTAGCGGCTGAATATGGAGTTTTAGTGGTGGAAGATGATGCTTATAGCGATTTGCGCTTCCAAGGAGAAATAGTGCCCTCCCTAGCAAGCCTTGACAAGGAAGGATGGGTTTTATACGTGAGTACCTTCTCGAAAATTATTGCGCCTGGTATCCGCTTGGGCTGGGCTTGTGGCGATCCAGCAATTATTGAGCGGTTGGCAATGTTCAAAAGTGAGGGGCCTGTGGGGCCATTTGTCAGCCATGTGGTTGCCCGCTACTGTGCTACAGGCAAACTAGATCATCACATTCAGGAGCTAATTGCCTGTTACAACCATAAGTGTAATTTGTTGTTAGAAGCGATCGCTCAAGAGTTTCCCAGTGATGTAGTTGCTTTGCGACCAGGTGGAGGCTTTTTTGTTTGGTGTAAATTGCCACCACATATCAGCGCCAAAGCACTCCTAACTGCTGCCAATGAACATGGCATCAGCTTTCTGCCAGGAACTCGTTGCTACGCCAATGGTCAGGGAGATGATGCCATCAGACTAGCTTTTAGCTTTCAAACAACAGAGAAGATTGTCGAAGGAATTGCTGTTTTGGGAAAAGTCTTGCGTGGATGGCGAAACTAA
- a CDS encoding basic amino acid ABC transporter substrate-binding protein — protein sequence MKLINFKWEQLILSLGCLLLIIGCHNLYPTTNSDAKPFKVATDPTFVPFEFQKADGKLEGFDIDLMNAIAKVAGFAVQFESLPFDGMISTLQAKRVDAAISGITITAERLKTIAFSRPYFKAGLAIAVREDNQNIKDFNSLKGKKIAVQIGSTGADFAKTIPNAKISTFNSGPEFFQDLLNGNVDAVVSDAFATLYAIKNGKLKGIRVVADLLTEEYYGIATPKDSPHLDAINKGIATLLSNGTYKQIYQKWFNAEPPQLPDSW from the coding sequence GTGAAATTAATTAACTTCAAGTGGGAGCAGCTAATTCTCAGCTTAGGCTGCCTGCTACTGATTATTGGCTGTCATAATTTATATCCCACTACTAACTCAGATGCTAAACCTTTCAAGGTAGCCACAGACCCCACCTTTGTCCCTTTTGAATTTCAGAAGGCTGATGGTAAGTTAGAAGGTTTTGATATTGATTTGATGAATGCGATTGCGAAGGTAGCAGGTTTTGCAGTCCAGTTTGAAAGTCTGCCCTTTGATGGCATGATCTCGACTTTGCAAGCCAAAAGAGTTGATGCAGCAATTAGCGGAATCACGATTACCGCAGAACGACTGAAAACAATTGCTTTTTCCCGACCTTATTTTAAAGCTGGATTAGCGATCGCTGTACGCGAAGACAACCAAAATATTAAAGACTTCAACAGTCTCAAAGGCAAAAAAATCGCTGTCCAAATTGGTTCCACTGGGGCAGATTTTGCCAAAACCATCCCCAACGCCAAAATTAGTACTTTTAATTCTGGGCCAGAATTCTTCCAAGACTTGCTCAATGGCAACGTAGATGCGGTGGTTAGCGATGCTTTCGCTACTTTGTATGCGATTAAAAATGGCAAACTCAAAGGCATCAGAGTTGTTGCCGACCTTCTGACTGAAGAATACTACGGGATTGCTACACCTAAAGACTCTCCTCATTTGGATGCAATTAACAAAGGTATAGCGACTTTGTTATCCAATGGTACTTATAAGCAAATTTATCAAAAATGGTTTAACGCGGAACCTCCACAATTGCCAGATTCTTGGTAA